A region from the Cryptosporangium arvum DSM 44712 genome encodes:
- a CDS encoding DinB family protein, with the protein MTDRRAPFIVGDERTTLLSFLAYLRQSIVRKVEDLSEDEARRAITPSGWTLAGLVKHLTVSERYWFRHVWAGEPGAEWDRHSWDVPADVSVDQLVDDYREAWKESDRLIEAAPNFDVPCAEEHRNHRMSLRWVIVHMIEETARHAGHADISREHIDGSTGR; encoded by the coding sequence ATGACGGACCGCAGGGCTCCCTTCATCGTCGGTGACGAACGTACGACTCTGCTCTCGTTCCTCGCCTACCTTCGGCAATCCATCGTCCGCAAAGTCGAAGACCTGTCCGAGGACGAAGCCCGGCGCGCGATCACGCCGTCCGGGTGGACCCTCGCCGGGCTGGTCAAGCATCTGACCGTCTCCGAGCGCTACTGGTTCCGGCACGTCTGGGCCGGTGAGCCCGGTGCCGAGTGGGACCGGCACAGCTGGGACGTCCCCGCCGACGTGTCCGTCGACCAGCTCGTCGACGACTACCGGGAGGCGTGGAAGGAGTCCGACCGGCTGATCGAGGCCGCGCCGAACTTCGACGTGCCGTGCGCGGAGGAACACCGCAACCACCGGATGTCGCTGCGGTGGGTGATCGTGCACATGATCGAGGAGACCGCGCGGCACGCAGGCCACGCGGACATCTCACGCGAGCACATCGACGGGTCCACCGGCCGTTAG
- the alc gene encoding allantoicase, with protein sequence MIDLAVRSLGGAVIAANDETFAEKENLIRPDVPLFQPHTFGHKGQIYDGWETRRRRSPGHDWAIVRLGAPGFVRQVVVDTAHFTGNYPEECWLEGRYVNGYATLDDDGWTPLTGRLPLTGDSANTFDVPDGPLVTHVRLNIAPDGGVARLRVLGDAVPDPRRLAGVPLDLAALENGGRVEDCSNRFYSPADNVLLPGQAQTMGQGWETRRRRGEGNDWLLIRLAGPGHVRQLVVDTTHFVGNAPGAVRVRAVDAERHDPLGDEGWVELLERQALLPDTPHWFATDPGVRATHLRVDVFPDGGLARVRAFGQLTSDGWDALVSRWRAGLPEALRDALDDTWEKHTIHRPVAPHNDSHDGPQGSLHRR encoded by the coding sequence GTGATCGATCTGGCGGTGCGCTCGCTCGGCGGGGCCGTGATCGCGGCCAACGACGAGACGTTCGCGGAGAAGGAGAACCTGATCCGGCCGGACGTCCCGCTGTTCCAGCCGCACACGTTCGGCCACAAGGGACAGATCTACGACGGGTGGGAGACCCGCAGGCGACGGAGCCCCGGCCACGACTGGGCGATCGTGCGGCTGGGTGCGCCGGGGTTCGTGCGTCAGGTCGTCGTCGACACCGCGCACTTCACCGGCAACTACCCCGAGGAGTGCTGGCTGGAGGGCCGGTACGTCAACGGGTACGCGACCCTCGACGACGACGGCTGGACGCCGCTCACCGGGCGCCTGCCGCTGACCGGGGACTCCGCCAACACGTTCGACGTCCCCGACGGGCCGCTGGTGACGCACGTGCGGCTGAACATCGCCCCGGACGGCGGCGTGGCCCGGCTGCGTGTGCTCGGCGACGCCGTACCCGATCCCCGGCGGCTGGCCGGTGTCCCGCTGGACCTGGCCGCGCTGGAGAACGGCGGGCGGGTCGAGGACTGCAGCAACCGCTTCTACTCCCCCGCCGACAACGTGCTGCTGCCCGGCCAGGCCCAGACGATGGGGCAGGGCTGGGAGACCCGGCGCCGCCGCGGCGAGGGCAACGACTGGCTGCTGATCCGGCTCGCCGGGCCGGGTCACGTCCGGCAGCTGGTCGTCGACACGACGCACTTCGTGGGGAACGCGCCGGGCGCGGTGCGGGTGCGTGCGGTGGACGCCGAGCGGCACGACCCGCTCGGGGACGAGGGCTGGGTGGAGTTGCTGGAACGGCAGGCCCTGCTCCCGGACACCCCGCACTGGTTCGCCACCGACCCCGGCGTGCGGGCCACCCATCTGCGGGTGGACGTGTTCCCGGACGGCGGGCTCGCCCGGGTTCGCGCCTTCGGGCAACTGACGTCGGACGGGTGGGACGCGCTGGTCTCACGCTGGCGGGCCGGCCTGCCCGAGGCCCTCCGGGACGCGCTCGACGACACCTGGGAGAAACACACCATTCACCGGCCGGTTGCACCCCACAATGACTCCCATGACGGACCGCAGGGCTCCCTTCATCGTCGGTGA
- the allB gene encoding allantoinase AllB — protein sequence MDVVIRARRVVTATGEVDRAIGVAGGRIAAIEPFDADLSAAEEHTLPDEHVLLPGVVDTHVHVNEPGRTEWEGFATATRAAIAGGVTTIVDMPLNSIPPTTDAAALEVKRKAATGQVYCDVGFWGGVVPGNGPDRRGLHDNGVFGFKCFLLHSGVDEFPPVDAAQLEEALKALHSFDALLIVHAEDSQAIDRAPTAHGERYADFLASRPRGAENVAIAQVIELARWTGARVHILHLSSSDALPMLESARRDGVRITAETCPHYLSFTAEAVPDGATQYKCCPPIREASNRELLWEGLRRGVIDCVVSDHSPCTPDLKRFDIGDFGVAWGGIASVEVGLSAIWSEARARGFTLADVARWMSQRPAEIAGLRHKGRIALGYDADFAVFEPDAGRVIDPERLHHKHPVTPYAFRPLAGLVRETWLRGQRVSGDEPTGQLLARGTA from the coding sequence TTGGATGTGGTGATCCGCGCGCGGCGGGTGGTGACCGCGACCGGCGAGGTCGACCGGGCGATCGGGGTGGCCGGCGGCCGGATCGCGGCGATCGAGCCGTTCGACGCCGACCTCAGCGCGGCCGAGGAGCACACGCTCCCCGACGAGCACGTGCTCCTGCCCGGCGTCGTCGACACGCACGTGCACGTCAACGAGCCCGGCCGCACCGAGTGGGAGGGCTTCGCCACCGCGACGCGCGCGGCGATCGCCGGCGGCGTCACGACGATCGTCGACATGCCGTTGAACAGCATTCCGCCGACGACGGACGCGGCCGCGCTGGAGGTCAAGCGCAAGGCCGCGACCGGGCAGGTGTACTGCGACGTCGGTTTCTGGGGTGGCGTCGTACCGGGCAACGGCCCCGATCGGCGTGGGCTCCACGACAACGGGGTCTTCGGCTTCAAGTGCTTCCTGCTGCACTCCGGCGTCGACGAGTTCCCTCCGGTCGACGCCGCGCAGCTGGAAGAGGCGTTGAAAGCACTGCACTCGTTCGACGCGCTGCTGATCGTCCACGCGGAGGACTCCCAGGCCATCGACCGGGCCCCCACCGCCCACGGCGAGCGGTACGCCGACTTCCTGGCCAGCCGCCCCCGAGGCGCCGAGAACGTGGCGATCGCGCAGGTGATCGAGCTGGCCCGGTGGACGGGCGCTCGCGTCCACATCTTGCATCTGAGCAGTTCGGACGCGCTTCCGATGCTCGAATCCGCCCGCCGGGACGGCGTCCGGATCACCGCGGAGACCTGCCCGCACTACCTGAGCTTCACCGCGGAAGCGGTGCCCGACGGCGCGACGCAGTACAAGTGCTGTCCTCCGATCCGGGAGGCGAGCAACCGCGAGCTGCTGTGGGAAGGGCTCCGCCGGGGTGTCATCGACTGCGTCGTCTCCGACCACTCCCCCTGCACACCGGACCTGAAGCGCTTCGACATCGGTGATTTCGGGGTGGCGTGGGGCGGGATCGCGTCGGTCGAGGTGGGCCTGTCGGCGATCTGGTCGGAGGCGCGCGCGCGGGGGTTCACGCTCGCCGACGTGGCCCGGTGGATGTCGCAGCGACCGGCGGAGATCGCCGGCCTGCGGCACAAGGGCCGGATCGCGCTGGGCTACGACGCCGACTTCGCCGTGTTCGAGCCCGACGCCGGCCGGGTGATCGACCCGGAACGACTGCACCACAAGCACCCGGTGACGCCGTACGCGTTCCGTCCGCTGGCCGGGCTCGTCCGCGAGACGTGGCTGCGGGGGCAACGGGTGTCTGGCGACGAACCGACAGGTCAACTCCTGGCCAGGGGGACGGCGTGA